The Chroicocephalus ridibundus chromosome 3, bChrRid1.1, whole genome shotgun sequence genome includes the window CGTAACCCGCGAGAAACCAGAACCGCAGGGATCCCGTTCCTGCGCAAAGCGAGGGGACAGACCAGGAAACCCGGGCGGATCCGGCACCCCGGCAGCTCACGTTTACATACCGCGCTCTCCATCACTCGTAATCTGACAAGAGTCAATAGGAACACCCAGGGCACGTGGTAAATCGCTGCCGACCTGCACAAACGTCCCCCCGCCACCGGCTTGGGATCCGCGctgggtggttttttcccccctgggtGGATGGGTTAGACGGGGCAGCGGCCGGCCGGCCCGAGGAAATGCCTTCCCATCTCTCGGCTTTCTGGGCAGGGCGGAGAGGAAATCCACCGTCGGTCAAAGAGGAGCCGCTGCAGCCCATGTCAGGGGGTCAGAATCATAAAGGAATCGAGCCACTAAATATATTCCTCGGGGCAAATTGCAGGGATGAACTGGGCAAAGGGGTCCGGGTGGGGGTTTTTGAACCCACCGCCTTCCTGGACATCCTTCGTCCCAGCTGGGGGAACACTTCTTCGGGGGTGACGTTCCTGCCCTCAGGAGCACCAAACTGGGGGTTAGTGGGAAATACCGTTGCGTGACGGTGGTGCTTCCATCCCAGCCGGGCTGGGGTGGCTTTGCAGGATGGGGCAGCGCTCCATAAAATGCCGCAGCGAGAAAAAGCATCAGACCGGCCTTCCgcctcccagtgttcccagtgtcGGGCACTGGGGACCAACTGGGGATGTTGTAGCCCCtctgggctctgcccagccccgcgTCCCCTGCCCCGCGTGGTCCCTGCAAAGCTCACCCGGGAGCCATCCAGGCTGGACGAGCACCCACCAGCAGTTCACCGGATCCCAGTCTACCTCCCATAGGAGGGGACCTGGGAATTCGGGGTAACTGGGTGAAAACTCACACGGGGTGGCAAAGCCCAGCCAGGACTAGCGGTTAAagcagggggtgtggggggaaagggggaccTGCAGGACCCGTACCTTGATTTCCCCTTGCGAACAGGCACGTCGCAGCTTGCCGAACCCTGGGGAGGGGACTGGGCAGGGGGGGGAATCTTTTGCACCCTTATGGGGGACCTTCAGTTTGGaaccattttgcttttctttctagaccatcctaaaaaaaaataaaaaaaaaaatctcagtgccCTCATCTCCTCTCTCTGTGTTTCCCTCACCCTTGAAGGTTCAGGGTGTGAAAAGTTGCGGGGGGGGGTGGCGAGGAGGGGGCTGTGCAGGGGTGGCAGGGCCGtttccagctccctcctccctccccttcacaaaataataataattaataatgataaaagggggaaggggaggggggggagaagaattgggtcgggggggggggggtgttggggggtgctgcctccctttcccctctcctggaagaggtgggggggggtgtgtgctgggcagagggtggggagaagTTTTTTTCTCCCCCGCTCCATCCTGGCCGGGGCTCACGGAGTTTGCAAACAAGGAGGAGCAGCGAGTCCCTTCGGTGTCATTGGAGGAGGtgttgggtggttgtttttttttttttttttttttggtgtgggctttttttttttttttttttttttttttttttttttttcctttccaaggagCTGATAAATACGGGGGAggccgggcgggaggctgggattGCGCGGGGACCCCCGAGGGCAGCgcagcgcggcgcggcgcggcggggcagAGGCGGGTCGGGGTCGGGTCGGGGCTGGCGGCGGGtcggggggcggccgcggggccgggccatGGCTGCGCTGCTCGGCACCTACCGCTGGCCGGAACGGCTGGAGGGGGACGCCAGCGAGGGGCTGCCTCCGGGGCCCCCCCAGCGTTGTCCGGCGGGAGAGAAAAGCTCCGAGAGCCGCATCCGCCGGCCCATGAACGCCTTCATGGTGTGGGCGAAGGACGAGAGGAAGCGGCTGGCGGTGCAGAACCCCGACCTGCACAACGCGGAGCTCAGCAAGATGCTcggtgaggagaagggaggggtgcggggttttggggggggggggggggggggatgtgtgtgtcaCCCCGGGGGTGGGCGCCCCTGCATCCAAACGGGCATCCCCGGGGGTGCGAAACCTGTCCGGATCCAAATACGCCGGGGATGGGCGTccgcgcacccccccccccccccacacacacacacacacaccccgggcaTCCCGCGGGGGTGCAAACCCTCTCCGGATCCAGTGCCCTGGGGGTGGGCATGCACGTACTCCCCCGGGCATCCCCGGGGGTGCAAACCCTCTCCGGATGCAGTACCCCGGGGGTGGGCACCCACGTACCCACCTGGGCATCCCCGGGGGTGCAAACCTTGCTCCGAGTCTGGCAGCCTGCGGGGCGTGCACCCACCCGGGCATCCGCAGGGGTGCGAATCCTATCAGGATCCAATACCCCCGGGGGTGGGCACCCAGGCACCCATCCGCCATCCCACGGGGTGCAAACCCTGTCCGGATCCAATACCCCTGGGGTGGGTACCCATGTACCCACCCAGACATCCCATGGGGTCCAAACCCTCTCTGGATCCAATACCCCTGGGGTGGGCACCCATGGACTCATCTACCATCCCATGGTGTGCAAACCCTCTCCGGATCCAATACCCCTGGGTATTTACCCGATTTAACGGGAGTGGGCATCCATCCACTATCCCATGGGGTGCAAACCCTGTCCAGATCCCTGGGGTGGGCACCCTTGCACCCACCGAGACATCCCATGGGGTCCAAACCCTCTCTGGATCCAATACCCCGGGGTGGGCACCCATGCACCCATCGGCCATCCCATGGGGTGCAAACCCTGCCTGCATGGGGACCCGTGCACCCTCCCTGCCACCCCGCGGGGACCCCTGTGAGGGTCTGGCACCAGCTCCTTGGGGTGCCTGCATCCTCCCGGCCTCCCCATGGGATACAGACATGTCcggcaggcagggggtgggcaccCACATGGCCACGCTGCGGGGTGCAAAGCCCGGGTCCGAAGTCCTGCGGCAACATCCACCGGGCTACCTTGTGGGGTGCAAATCCCGACGGGGTCCCGCACCCCAAGGGAGCGGGCACCCAGGGCGCAAACCCCAGCGGTGACCCACACTCTGGGTGCgtgcagccccccccggccacccctcACAGGGTGCAAAGCCTGGTCGGTCTCCCACACCCCGGGGGACAGGCACCCACCGAGGGTAAAACCCCCCCGAGGTGCAGACCCCCAGGCTGCCAGTGCCTGGGATCCCCCGGTGCAGCGCAAGGAGGGACCCTCAAATTTCCCTGGCCTGTCTTTGCTGTCTCACTTTGTCCCCGAACTTACTAGCCCACCCCGATATTGCATGTccagggggtggtggggtgtttctgctgtttctttttaagggaTCACAACCCATTTTGAATACACATTTGTCTCCCGCTCCCCATCCGGTTTCCCCCTTATCCCAATCCCTAAATTTTATGCAAAACCAAGCGGGCAAACAGAAACAACCAGCCCAGACGGCCTGAGAAAGAGCTGCCGGAATCGCAACACAGCTTTGCTGTCCGGCCTCTCCCCCAAAGTTTCTGTTTCCCCGCACagttttgtggtgttttctttgctgctttgggTTTTCTCCTCGCTGCTTCGCCACGCAGCGTCTCTGCTTATCCCTGTCATTTCTGCTGTCCCTTCGGCAGCGCGAAGGCATCCGTATCCTCATTTCTCCCTCTACCCTgagggacagccctggggcagccccaCCGTGGGATGcgaccccacacccccccacacccccccggccccgccgctgcttCTCCGTCCTGTATCTTGGGGACATTTTGCGTATCTCAAACAGGGAGCAGCGAGGTCACGGTGCCCGGGTCTCGCCGCGTCCCGGTGCGTGTCCCGGCAGGGCACAGGCTGGGACGCGTCCAAGGGACGCCACGTCCTGACCCCCTGCTCAGCCGGGCATGGCCTCGGCCGTCCCCGCTCAGCGTCGGGGCTCTCCGTCCCAGAGAGGCACTGCAGGATCAAGCCGTGGAGCTGGGGGGGAGGTTTATTTGCCCTGATtatggtcctttccaacctaaacccttttctgattctatgatttatttgaAGCGGGGCTCAGCTAACCCTgacacctccccccaccccggttcGGGGACTTGGGATGGGGGACTCGGTGGACCTATGGTGGCTTCAGTCCCCCTCTTcttcaccctcctgctgctgtcctgtcCTCCCACGGGGTGTGCGGGCTGCGTCCTCCATGCGCCAGCTGGGATATTGGGAGCCGCGACTTTGTCCTTGGGTTGCGTGCCTGCCAATTTTGGGAGGGAgcactcttccccccccccggctccctcccccaATACGGCCTCCGTGGGCGCTAAGGGGAGTTTTCTCCGTTTCAGGCAAGTCCTGGAAGGCTCTGAGCCTCTCGCAGAAGCGTCCCTACGTGGAGGAGGCCGAGCGGCTGCGGGTGAAGCACATGCAAGATTACCCCAACTACAAATACCGGCCCCGGCGCAAGAAGCAGGTCAAGCGCATCTGCAAGCGGGTGGACCCCGGTTTTTTGCTGGGCAACCTGACGCGGGACCAAAACGCCGTGCCAGAGAAGCGGAcctgcggccgggccgggggggagaAAGAGGGTCCGGGTGAGTACCCGCCTCGCCCGGGGCTGCCGGCCGGCCGGGGATACCGGGAAGCTCcgtgcagcagcagcggcagcagcaccaGCGTGGACACCTACCCCTACGGGCTGCCCACCCCCCCGGAGATGTCTCCGCTGGACGCCATAGACCCCGAGCAGAGCTTCTTCTCCTCGCCCTGCCCCGAGGAGCATCACCGCTCCCACCTCGCCGGAGCCACCTACTCCCCGGAGTACGCGGGCAGCTCCCTCCCGTGCAACCACCACCCCCTCAGCCCCATCCCGCAGCCGGCCACCTGCATGATCCCCCCGGCCTCCAGCtgcactcctcttcctcctcctcctcctcctcccagctacTACACGCCCGCCTTCCCCTCCCtggccccccccagcctccaTGCCCACCTGGGCCAGCTCTCCCCGCCACCCGACCACCACGGCTTTGACACCTTGGACCAGCTGAGCCAAGCCGAGCTCCTGGGGGAGATGGACCGCAACGAGTTCGACCAATATCTCAACAACCCCGGCCACGGCGACCACCACGGCGGCGTCTTGGTCAACGGACACGTCCCGGCGTccggcagctcccacgcctcCGAGACCAGCCTCATCTCCGTCCTTGCTGATGCCACGGCCACCTACTACAATAACTACAGCGTCTCCTAGACCCCCGGCCGGGGCCCAGGAAGGACCCGACACAGTATTACCAGGCGTTGCTGCCCGGAGACGTCGCTCGCCACCACCCCTCAGGGTGACCGAGTCCGAACCGTGAGGGCTGCGGAGTCTCCTCGGTGGCGTAGGTAAAGGATTTCGGTCGTCAGCTCACCACCGGTGCAAAGCCTGGGGTGCCCTGCtcccagcggggccggggagggcatTTCCCAATGCCGAAACCCTTGGGCGAAGTCCCTCTTCCAAAGCAGAGATGCTCCCGGCAGCGCGGGAAGGTTGCCTGTCGTTTCGGGgcacccccagctctgctttGGAGTTGGGAGGACGGCAGCaatctcccccccaccccccaaaacggCAGCTCTGGAGTCTTGTCAGGGGCAAAAATCCccctggaaagggaaaaggcgagggatggggcaggggggaagggaagaTTTTGGTAAAGGGTCTGCGAGCCGCTCTCGGCTGCTGGCATCGGCGTTGCGGCAGCCCGTGCGCCGGTGGGGGCGAAACCTGcctcgtcccccccgcccccagaccTGGAGTTGGGGGCTTCAATCCCAAAGgggaggggacaccagggatgctGCCGGGCTATCCCTGGGGATGCGCGGcggtggggtggcaggggggcaGCAAGCCCCCCGGGGCGCTCAGCTTTGCGCCTTCCCGAGGAGGGTAAGAGCAGGGCTTGGAAAAAGCAGGATGCGGCCAGCATCCGCGTCCCCCGCCATGGCTTCCCCTCGGCCCCCCAGCGGAGCCGCCCTCCCCGGAGCGCGGCCTGGGACGAGCACTTGGGGCAAAGAGGTGATGATGTAGCAGACacgtgtttttattttttgaatcaAACACCCTTCGAAGGCGAAGGCTTCACGTTTCGAGCCGCGGTGCCCAATGCCTCTTCTAACTCCGGCGTATTATTGCTTGTAATAAAGCTGTACATTGATTTATTCCTGCCATTATTCCTCCCCCTCGGATTTTGTATTGCTCGAgttctcttccttttcataaagatgaagctttattttaaatcagttatATGACATGATTAATCTTAGTGTTTACTGTATGGCACTTGGTAATGATTAGTTAGTAGCGTGACTATGATTTTCTGGTTTCAGTCCCAAGCGTGTATTAATAATAATTgcaaataatactttaaaaaaaaaaacaaaccaaacccacaacttCACAGGTTTTTAAGCTAATACATTCCATCTTTTTTGTGTGACTCTATGCATTTTGAATGAGTGTAGATATGagtttgcataaaatatttaatttaaataaatgtttttatacaATGATTGTTTTATGATTTAAATTGCTGTAGCTATTGACaaagttttcaaaacagaaacatttcctgtgcgagtgctatttttttaattttgttttgttgttggtggtaTTTTCAGCCAAACTTttctacttccttttttttttttttttttttttttttaaaataaaaaaagatctgTGGTTATCTTTACAAATCGTGGACTGCTTTCTAACAAACCCACTCGAGGCAGGATGCGCGCGTACCTTCGCTTTTCACGGTGTGTCTCCGGGGAAGCAAGTCACTTTGATGGCCTTGATCCCGCTTTTGCCATCTCCTAAATACGGCCTTTTCACACTCCTAAATACGGCCTTTCTCCAGCCTTTCTCCTAAATACGGCCTTTTCACACCAAGTCCCATGTAGTCATTGCGG containing:
- the SOX7 gene encoding transcription factor SOX-7, encoding MAALLGTYRWPERLEGDASEGLPPGPPQRCPAGEKSSESRIRRPMNAFMVWAKDERKRLAVQNPDLHNAELSKMLGKSWKALSLSQKRPYVEEAERLRVKHMQDYPNYKYRPRRKKQVKRICKRVDPGFLLGNLTRDQNAVPEKRTCGRAGGEKEGPGEYPPRPGLPAGRGYREAPCSSSGSSTSVDTYPYGLPTPPEMSPLDAIDPEQSFFSSPCPEEHHRSHLAGATYSPEYAGSSLPCNHHPLSPIPQPATCMIPPASSCTPLPPPPPPPSYYTPAFPSLAPPSLHAHLGQLSPPPDHHGFDTLDQLSQAELLGEMDRNEFDQYLNNPGHGDHHGGVLVNGHVPASGSSHASETSLISVLADATATYYNNYSVS